TTGGAGGCGGCATATCTGACCCCTTCCGTACCTGCCTGGCGGTTGACGTCCATGAAGTTGTACTGCACCTGGCACATGGCCCAGTTGTCGTAGGCATCCACGATCTGCCTGAGGACTTCCGTGCTGTCGTGGAACGAGAACCCCAGGCAGCCGATGCGCCCGTCGGCCATGGCCCCATCGGCCCATCCCAACACGTCCAGTTGCCGGAGCTGCTCCCACCGCGAGGCACGGAGGCCGTGGAGCAGGTAGACGTCGATGTGCTCCGTCTGGAGCTTGGATAGCTGCTCGTTGAGGAGGCGGTCGAAGTCAGCGGCCGTCTCCACGAGAGGCGGGGGTAGCTTGGTAGCCAGCTTCACCTTCTCGCGATAGCCCCCTCGGAGGGCTTTCGCCAAAAGGCGCTCGCTGTTGCCACCGTGATAGCCATAGGCGGTGTCCACGTAGTTGACGCCGTGGTCAATGGCGTAGTGGAGCATGCGTATGGCCTCGGGCTCGTCTATGTTGGCGTACTCGCCCGTGGTCGGCAGGCGCATGCATCCGAAGCCCAACGCCGATACCTTCCAACCCATCCTGCCGAAGTTGCGGTATTGCACGATCAGTCTCTCCTTGCTCGATTCGCGGTCAGGTTCGATGACAAGATGCCCTCAGTAACCCAGCTCCTTATCCACCACATTGCGCAGTGGCTCGC
This genomic window from Anaerolineae bacterium contains:
- a CDS encoding aldo/keto reductase; amino-acid sequence: MQYRNFGRMGWKVSALGFGCMRLPTTGEYANIDEPEAIRMLHYAIDHGVNYVDTAYGYHGGNSERLLAKALRGGYREKVKLATKLPPPLVETAADFDRLLNEQLSKLQTEHIDVYLLHGLRASRWEQLRQLDVLGWADGAMADGRIGCLGFSFHDSTEVLRQIVDAYDNWAMCQVQYNFMDVNRQAGTEGVRYAASKGLAVVVMEPLLGGRLVNPPKAVREVWDAAGADRTPVEWALQWLWDQPEISVVLSGMSTMQQVRENVESASRSGVRHLTDEEREVVARAREAYQGLTQVPCTGCEYCMPCPQGVNIPRNFRIYNEGYMYNQADEARRNYARMAEEERASLCAQCRQCEDLCPQNIEISQWLPKVEAVLGQGEPYS